The Bos javanicus breed banteng chromosome 21, ARS-OSU_banteng_1.0, whole genome shotgun sequence genome includes a region encoding these proteins:
- the SERPINA4 gene encoding LOW QUALITY PROTEIN: kallistatin (The sequence of the model RefSeq protein was modified relative to this genomic sequence to represent the inferred CDS: inserted 5 bases in 4 codons; substituted 1 base at 1 genomic stop codon) has product MHLAGFLLLLLAGRLVLSQGQLHPKHYGQGHAHLPCQAPGTGEGFSSLKINPGNTTFALCFHHLLASQAPGGSIFSPLSISTXLAMLSLEVSLHSRTQILEGLGFNLTQVSEFDSHQGFQNLLHTLYLPGNRLEICMGNVLFLSPEQLLLLRILKDSAIFCESRLFCTNFKDSVSMTQLINHHLREETXGKIVNLVSKLXADTTMMLVNYVYFKALWEKPFIPSLTAPHNFYVDEDTTVKVPMMPQDTQHHWYLHDRYLPCLVLWTDCQGNTTTLFILPNQGKMEQVEEVLTPKMPTRWSNLFRKSHFYGKLKLYLPKFSISGAYRLDQILPKLGITDLGINPWRPWRGTSTSWKSFRKAILEVGEVGTQAAVAPGSFATXFGPRDNCXALWFNQFFLVIFSTNAQSIFFLGKVVNPTKP; this is encoded by the exons ATGCATCTGGCTGGCTTCCTGCTCCTCCTTCTGGCTGGACGATTGGTCCTTTCTCAAGGTCAGCTGCATCCCAAGCACTACGGCCAGGGTCATGCCCACCTCCCCTGTCAGGCTCCCGGCACAGGTGAGGGCTTCTCCAGCCTCAAGATCAACCCAGGCAACACCACCTTTGCCCTCTGCTTCCACCACCTGTTGGCTTCCCAAGCCCCCGGGGGCAGTATCTTCTCCCCTCTGAGCATCTCCA GACTAGCTATGCTGTCCCTGGAGGTCAGCTTGCACAGCAGGACTCAGATCCTGGAGGGTCTGGGCTTCAACCTCACACAGGTATCAGAGTTCGACAGCCACCAAGGCTTCCAGAACCTTCTGCACACTCTCTACCTCCCAGGCAACAGGCTGGAGATATGCATGGGCAACGTCTTGTTCCTGAGCCCTGAGCAGCTGCTTCTTCTGAGAATCCTCAAGGACTCCGCAATCTTCTGTGAGTCTAGACTCTTCTGCACCAACTTCAAAGACTCTGTGAGCATGACCCAGCTAATCAACCACCACCTTAGGGAGGAAA TGGGGAAGATCGTGAATTTGGTCAGCAAGC ATGCCGATACTACGATGATGCTGGTAAATTACGTGTACTTCAAAG cTCTGTGGGAGAAACCATTCATCCCTTCCTTGACTGCTCCCCACAACTTCTATGTTGATGAGGACACCACAGTCAAGGTGCCTATGATGCCACAGGATACCCAGCACCACTGGTATCTTCACGACAGGTACTTGCCCTGCTTGGTGCTGTGGACGGATTGCCAAGGAAACACAACAACCCTCTTTATCCTTCCTAACCAAGGGAAGATGGAGCAGGTGGAAGAGGTTTTGACTCCCAAGATGCCAACAAGATGGAGCAACTTGTTCCGGAAGAG CCATTTTTATGGGAAGCTCAAGTTGTATCTCCCCAAGTTCTCCATTTCTGGTGCCTATAGATTAGATCAGATTTTGCCCAAGCTGGGCATCACAGACCTGGGTATCAACCCCTGGAGACCTTGGAGGGGAACTTCTACCTCTTGGAag AGTTTCCGCAAGGCCATCCTGGAGGTGGGTGAAGTTGGCACCCAGGCTGCAGTGGCCCCCGGCAGTTTTGCCAC TTTTGGCCCCCGGGACAATTGCTAAGCCCTTTGGTTTAACCAGTTCTTCCTTGTGATCTTTTCCACCAATGCCCAGAGCATCTTCTTTCTGGGAAAAGTGGTCAACCCCACAAAACCATAG